A single region of the Ictalurus punctatus breed USDA103 chromosome 26, Coco_2.0, whole genome shotgun sequence genome encodes:
- the dnajb1b gene encoding dnaJ homolog subfamily B member 1b: MVKMGKDYYSILGIQKGASDDEIKKAYRKQALKYHPDKNKSPNAEEKFKEIAEAYDVLSDPKKKDIYDKFGEEGLKSGSGGGGGGGPGFTYTFQGDPHAMFTEFFGGRNPFEHIFSHSMSGNDYMDVDEPFASFGMGGGHPFGGRIKKKQDPPVTHELRVSLEEVFSGCTKKMKISRHRLNPDGHSTRTEEKILTVEVKKGWKEGTKITFPKEGDQMPNNIPADVIFIVKDKPHPVFKRDGSDIIYPAKISLKEALCGCTVKAPTLDKRTVSLSLQDDIIRPGMKRRITGEGLPLPKSPERRGDLIIEFEVKFPERLTRDAKDTIAQVLPS; encoded by the exons ATGGTGAAGATGGGAAAAGACTACTACAGCATATTAGGGATTCAGAAAGGTGCGTCTGATGACGAGATCAAGAAAGCGTACCGCAAACAAGCTTTAAAATATCATCCGGATAAAAACAAGTCGCCCAACGCCGAAGAGAAGTTCAAGGAGATCGCGGAAGCCTACGACGTCCTGAGTGATCCAAAAAAGAAGGACATTTATGACAAGTTCGGTGAAGAAG GGTTGAAGAGCGGATCTGGCGGTGGCGGTGGTGGCGGCCCCGGCTTCACGTACACCTTCCAGGGCGACCCGCATGCCATGTTTACTGAGTTCTTTGGTGGGCGGAACCCCTTTGAGCACATCTTTAGTCACAGCATGAGTGGCAATGATTACATGGATGTGGATGAGCCATTTGCAAGCTTTGGCATGGGTGGTGGGCACCCCTTTGGTGGGAGGATTAAGAAAAAGCAGGACCCCCCGGTGACCCACGAGCTCCGTGTCAGCCTGGAGGAGGTGTTCAGCGGTTGCACCAAGAAAATGAAAATCTCACGACATAGGCTGAACCCAGACGGCCACAGCACACGCACAGAGGAAAAGATTCTCACGGTGGAGGTGAAGAAGGGCTGGAAGGAGGGAACCAAGATTACCTTCCCTAAAGAAGGTGACCAGATGCCGAACAACATCCCCGCCGACGTCATATTCATCGTGAAGGACAAACCGCATCCGGTGTTTAAGAGAGACGGATCAGACATCATCTACCCAGCTAAGATCTCACTCAAAGAG GCTCTCTGTGGTTGTACAGTAAAGGCCCCAACGTTGGACAAGCGCACTGTCTCCCTGTCACTGCAAGACGACATCATCCGCCCCGGGATGAAGCGGCGCATCACAGGCGAAGGCCTTCCTTTGCCCAAGAGTCCCGAACGCCGTGGCGATTTAATCATTGAGTTTGAGGTGAAATTTCCTGAGAGATTGACTCGGGACGCCAAGGACACCATTGCACAGGTCTTACCCTCGTAA
- the tecrb gene encoding trans-2,3-enoyl-CoA reductase b (The RefSeq protein has 2 substitutions compared to this genomic sequence) codes for MKHYEVEILDAKTKDKLCFLDKVEPNATIGEIKSMFHKSHPQFYPARQSIRLDPKGKSLKDEDVLQHLPVGTTVTFYFRDLGAQISWVTVFLTEYAGPLIIYLMFYFRVPFIYQPKYDFTTSKHWVVHLACMCHSFHYVKRLLETLFVHRFSHGMMPLRNIFKNCTYYWGFAAWMAYYINHPLYTPPTYGEQQVKVALIIFLFCQIGNFSIHIALRNLRPPGSKTRRIPYPTKNPFTWIFLLVSCPNYTYELGSWLGFTLMTQCLPVAFFTLVGFIQMTVWAKGKHRSYLKEFRDYPPLRSPILPFIL; via the exons ATGAAGCATTACGAG GTGGAGATTTTGGATGCCAAGACCAAGGACAAGCTCTGCTTCTTGGACAAG GTGGAGCCCAATGCAACCATTGGAGAGATCAAGTCGATGTTCCATAAGAGCC ACCCACAGTTCTATCCCGCCAGACAGTCCATCCGTCTCGACCCCA AAGGAAAATCTCTGAAGGATGAAGACGTGCTGCAGCACTTGCCTGTGGGAACCACGGCAACCTTCTACTTCAGAGACCTGGGAGCCCAAATCAGCTGGGTCacg gTGTTTTTGACAGAATACGCCGGCCCGCTGATCATCTACCTGATGTTTTATTTCCGTGTGCCGTTTATTTACCAGCCCAAATACGACTTCACCACGAGCAAGCACTGGGTTGTACA CTTGGCTTGTATGTGCCACTCCTTCCACTACGTCAAGAGACTCCTAGAGACACTGTTCGTCCACCGCTTTTCTCACGGGATGATGCCTCTACGCAATATCTTtaag aACTGTACATACTACTGGGGATTCGCAGCGTGGATGGCTTACTACATCAACCATCCGTTATACACACCACCTA CCTACGGAGAGCAGCAGGTGAAAGTGGCCCTCATTATTTTCCTG TTCTGCCAGATCGGAAACTTCTCAATCCATATCGCACTGAGAAATCTACGACCACCAG GTTCTAAAACTAGGAAGATCCCGTATCCGACTAAAAACCCTTTTACCTGGATCTTTCTGCTTGTGTCCTGCCCTAACTACACATACGAG tTGGGCTCATGGCTGGGCTTCACCCTGATGACTCAGTGCCTGCCGGTGGCCTTCTTCACCCTAGTGGGCTTCATCCAGATGACCGTGTGGGCAAAAGGGAAACACCGCAGCTACCTGAAGGAATTCCGTGACTACCCACCTCTGCGTTCCCCCATCCTGCCGTTCATACTGTAG
- the ndufb7 gene encoding NADH dehydrogenase [ubiquinone] 1 beta subcomplex subunit 7, whose amino-acid sequence MGSHLVRSYITERDAAPNPKGPFQHDPQFGFTEDRKEREPVATQEHMNMAMLPLEQRDYCAHYLIKLMKCKRDNFPNFLACKHERHDWDYCEHQDYVMRMKEYERERRLNLRKKRMEAQAA is encoded by the exons ATGGGGTCTCATCTGGTGCGGAGCTACATCACGGAGCGGGACGCGGCGCCGAACCCGAAAGGCCCGTTTCAACACGACCCGCAGTTCGGCTTCACCGAGGACAGGAAAGAGAGAG agCCTGTGGCCACACAGGAGCACATGAACATGGCGATGTTGCCGCTGGAGCAGCGTGATTACTGCGCTCATTACTTGATCAAGCTGATGAAGTGTAAGAGAGACAACTTCCCCAACTTCCTGGCCTGCAAGCACGAGAGACACGACTGGGATTACTGCGAACACCAGGA TTACGTGATGCGGATGAAGGAGTACGAGCGAGAGAGACGGCTGAACctgaggaagaagaggatgGAAGCGCAGGCGGCGTAG